A single genomic interval of Metasolibacillus fluoroglycofenilyticus harbors:
- the ilvD gene encoding dihydroxy-acid dehydratase, which produces MRSDMIKLGVDRAPHRSLLYATGKVKAKDLDKPFIGVCNSYIDIIPGHVHLREFADVVKEAIIEAGGIPFEFNTIGVDDGIAMGHIGMRYSLPSREIIADAAETVINAHWFDGVFYIPNCDKITPGMLMAAVRTNVPSVFVSGGPMEAGTSASGKQLSLTSVFEGVGAHKSGKMSAEELLDIENNACPTCGSCSGMFTANSMNCLMEMLGVALPGNGTIVATSEERHRLIKEAAHHLVRMIKEDIKPRDIITKEAIDDAFALDMAMGGSTNTVLHTLAIANEAEIDYNIEDINKVAERVPYLAKIMPASDISMDDINKAGGVQAIINELTKIPGAIHPNRLTITGLTMGELVKNDHITDEQVIRTKDNPYSPVGGLSVLFGNIAPEGSVIKVGAVDPSIKEFTGEAIVFDSQEEAQAAIDSGTVKEGHVVVIRYEGPKGGPGMPEMLAPTSAIQGRGLGTKVALITDGRFSGASRGISIGHISPEAAEGGPIALVENGDIIVIDLPNRTINLQVSDEVLAERRQKLQPFEPKIKRGWLARYSALVTNASQGGVMKI; this is translated from the coding sequence ATGAGAAGTGATATGATTAAGCTAGGAGTAGACCGTGCTCCTCATCGTAGTTTGCTTTATGCTACGGGGAAAGTGAAGGCGAAAGATTTAGATAAGCCTTTTATCGGTGTTTGTAATTCCTATATTGATATCATTCCAGGACATGTGCATCTACGTGAATTTGCTGATGTCGTCAAGGAAGCGATTATCGAGGCAGGCGGCATTCCATTTGAATTTAATACAATTGGTGTTGACGATGGAATTGCGATGGGACATATTGGGATGCGTTATTCGCTACCAAGTCGAGAAATTATCGCAGATGCTGCTGAAACAGTAATAAATGCGCACTGGTTTGATGGAGTATTTTATATTCCAAACTGCGATAAAATTACACCAGGAATGCTAATGGCAGCTGTCCGCACAAATGTACCATCGGTTTTTGTATCAGGTGGTCCGATGGAAGCAGGAACTTCAGCAAGTGGTAAACAGCTTTCGCTAACTTCTGTTTTCGAGGGTGTCGGCGCACATAAGTCTGGCAAAATGTCAGCAGAAGAGTTGCTCGATATCGAAAACAATGCATGTCCAACATGCGGCTCATGCTCAGGCATGTTTACAGCCAATTCGATGAACTGCTTAATGGAAATGCTCGGTGTAGCATTACCAGGCAATGGAACAATCGTCGCAACAAGCGAGGAGCGTCACCGTTTAATTAAAGAAGCAGCGCACCATTTAGTGCGAATGATAAAAGAGGATATAAAGCCACGCGATATTATTACGAAGGAAGCGATTGATGATGCATTTGCATTAGATATGGCAATGGGTGGTTCAACAAATACAGTTTTACACACATTGGCAATTGCAAATGAAGCGGAAATTGACTATAACATCGAGGATATTAACAAAGTGGCAGAGCGTGTACCTTACCTAGCAAAAATTATGCCTGCGAGCGATATTTCGATGGATGATATTAATAAAGCGGGTGGCGTACAAGCGATTATTAATGAGCTAACAAAAATCCCAGGTGCCATTCATCCAAATCGTTTAACAATTACTGGTTTAACGATGGGTGAGCTCGTTAAAAACGACCATATTACGGATGAGCAAGTCATTCGTACAAAGGATAATCCATATTCACCTGTTGGTGGGTTATCTGTCTTATTCGGCAATATTGCACCAGAGGGCTCCGTCATTAAAGTCGGCGCTGTAGACCCTTCCATTAAAGAATTTACTGGTGAAGCAATCGTCTTTGATTCTCAGGAAGAGGCACAAGCTGCTATTGATAGTGGAACAGTGAAGGAAGGGCATGTTGTAGTAATTCGCTATGAAGGGCCGAAGGGTGGTCCGGGTATGCCAGAAATGTTAGCACCGACTTCTGCAATTCAAGGCAGAGGCTTAGGAACAAAAGTGGCACTTATTACAGATGGACGTTTTTCAGGTGCATCACGAGGCATTTCAATCGGTCACATTTCACCAGAGGCTGCAGAAGGCGGGCCAATTGCTTTAGTAGAAAATGGCGATATAATCGTCATTGATTTACCAAACAGAACAATTAATTTACAAGTGTCGGACGAAGTGTTAGCGGAGCGCCGACAAAAGTTACAACCATTTGAACCAAAAATTAAGCGCGGCTGGTTAGCACGTTACTCAGCATTAGTAACAAATGCTTCCCAAGGCGGCGTGATGAAAATATAA
- the ilvB gene encoding biosynthetic-type acetolactate synthase large subunit, which yields MTANVSLSDTGHEETQVEEIKKPKDGADILIQALHDQGVEIVFGYPGGAVLQIYDAMYRNPIRHILTRHEQGAIHAAEGYARVTNKAGVVIATSGPGATNLVTGIADAMIDSLPLVIFTGQVATSVIGTDAFQEADIMGITTPITKHNYQVQDIRDIPRIVKEAFHIANTGRKGPVVIDFPKNVSQAIFTEGDMPKAPEEIYLPGYQPTYKPNYLQIQKAIQAISNAKKPLVLAGAGVLFADAREELTEFIEKYQLPIVNTLLGLGGIHGQHELFYGMAGMHGTFTANDAITNCDLLINIGARFDDRLTGNLATFAPNATVVHIDIDPAEIGKNVPTDIPIVADAKEALNALLKKDFDAPNTTEWIAYLESNKQAYPLWYEEAGEEVLPQQAIEMIHRITEGDAIVTTDVGQHQMWAAQYYALNNGHSWITSGGLGTMGFGFPAAIGAQFAEPDKKVIAICGDAGFQMTAQELSLLKEFELPVKIVILNNSCLGMVRQWQQTFYEERYSSSLMPVQPDFVKLADAYGIKGYRIDTLEEAERIFAEAINSDEPALIDCRVKQIENVYPMVAPGKGLHEMIGVKKG from the coding sequence ATGACGGCAAATGTTTCGCTAAGCGATACGGGGCATGAGGAAACACAAGTTGAAGAAATAAAAAAACCAAAAGATGGTGCAGATATTTTAATTCAAGCATTACATGACCAAGGTGTTGAAATTGTATTTGGCTATCCAGGTGGTGCGGTATTACAAATTTATGATGCGATGTACCGCAATCCTATTCGTCACATTTTAACACGTCATGAGCAAGGGGCTATTCATGCAGCAGAGGGGTATGCGCGTGTAACGAATAAAGCAGGTGTTGTTATTGCAACAAGTGGACCGGGTGCAACAAACCTCGTAACAGGTATTGCAGATGCAATGATTGATTCTTTACCACTCGTTATTTTTACAGGGCAGGTGGCGACATCTGTTATTGGCACTGATGCCTTCCAAGAAGCAGATATTATGGGCATTACGACACCGATTACGAAGCATAACTATCAGGTGCAAGATATTCGTGATATACCACGCATTGTTAAAGAGGCGTTTCATATTGCTAATACAGGGCGCAAAGGACCAGTTGTTATCGATTTCCCAAAAAATGTGTCACAAGCGATTTTCACAGAAGGTGATATGCCAAAGGCTCCTGAAGAAATTTATTTGCCAGGCTACCAGCCAACATATAAGCCGAATTATTTACAAATTCAAAAGGCAATTCAAGCTATTTCCAATGCTAAAAAGCCACTTGTGTTAGCAGGGGCTGGCGTACTTTTTGCAGATGCACGCGAAGAATTAACAGAATTCATTGAAAAGTACCAATTGCCAATCGTTAACACATTGCTAGGCTTAGGCGGCATTCATGGTCAACATGAACTGTTTTACGGTATGGCAGGTATGCATGGGACATTTACAGCGAACGATGCGATTACAAATTGCGACTTACTCATTAATATTGGCGCTCGCTTTGATGATCGTCTAACAGGAAATTTAGCAACATTCGCACCGAATGCGACGGTTGTTCATATCGATATTGATCCTGCTGAAATCGGTAAAAATGTGCCGACAGACATTCCAATTGTGGCGGATGCAAAAGAGGCGCTAAACGCGCTACTGAAAAAAGATTTTGATGCACCGAATACGACAGAATGGATTGCTTATTTAGAAAGCAATAAACAAGCATATCCATTATGGTATGAGGAAGCTGGTGAGGAGGTATTGCCACAGCAAGCAATTGAAATGATTCATCGTATTACGGAGGGCGATGCCATTGTTACGACGGATGTTGGACAGCATCAAATGTGGGCGGCGCAGTACTATGCTTTAAACAATGGGCATAGCTGGATTACATCGGGGGGGCTTGGGACGATGGGCTTCGGCTTCCCGGCAGCAATTGGTGCACAGTTTGCCGAGCCTGATAAAAAGGTTATTGCCATTTGCGGCGATGCAGGCTTCCAAATGACAGCACAGGAGCTTTCTTTATTAAAGGAATTTGAATTACCTGTGAAAATCGTCATTTTAAATAATAGCTGCTTAGGGATGGTGCGACAATGGCAGCAAACATTTTATGAGGAGCGCTATTCCTCATCATTAATGCCTGTTCAGCCAGATTTCGTTAAGTTAGCGGATGCATACGGCATTAAAGGATATCGCATCGACACATTAGAAGAGGCGGAGCGCATTTTTGCAGAAGCAATCAACTCAGACGAACCAGCATTGATTGATTGCCGAGTAAAGCAAATTGAAAATGTGTATCCGATGGTAGCACCGGGCAAAGGGCTGCATGAAATGATTGGAGTGAAAAAAGGATGA
- the ilvN gene encoding acetolactate synthase small subunit, whose amino-acid sequence MRRVITVTVINQSGVLNRITGLLMKRQFNIESITVGHTEQPNFSKMTFVVHVEDESKIEQLIKQVSKQIDVLKVNDITDKAIIVRELALVKVISPANLRAEMNAIVEPFRPQVVDTAKNVVTYQVIGDPEKIDAFIELIRPYGIKELTRTGATAAVREIQKTDIPQLSILK is encoded by the coding sequence ATGAGACGTGTTATTACTGTAACCGTAATTAATCAAAGTGGTGTGTTAAACCGCATCACCGGACTTTTAATGAAGCGTCAATTTAATATTGAGTCCATTACAGTTGGCCACACTGAGCAGCCAAATTTTTCAAAAATGACATTTGTCGTACATGTGGAGGATGAAAGTAAAATCGAGCAACTGATTAAGCAAGTATCAAAGCAAATCGATGTGCTAAAGGTTAATGATATTACAGATAAAGCGATTATCGTACGCGAGCTGGCTTTAGTAAAAGTCATCTCACCAGCAAACTTGCGAGCAGAGATGAATGCGATTGTTGAACCATTCCGACCACAAGTAGTTGATACAGCGAAAAATGTGGTGACCTATCAGGTTATTGGTGACCCAGAAAAAATTGATGCCTTTATCGAATTAATTCGACCGTACGGCATTAAGGAGTTAACGCGTACTGGAGCAACTGCTGCTGTACGTGAAATTCAAAAAACAGATATACCGCAGCTCTCTATTTTGAAATAA
- the ilvC gene encoding ketol-acid reductoisomerase, whose amino-acid sequence MSKMYYEQNINDAVLKGKKIAIIGYGSQGHAHALNLKESGFDVVVGVRPGKSFDQAKEDGVAVTSVAEAAKAADIIQILLPDERQKAVYEAEIAPHLTAGKALMFAHGFNIHFEQITPPADVDVFLVAPKGPGHLVRRQYTEGAGVPGLFAIHQDATGQAKDLALAYGKGIGSARGGLLETTFAEETVTDLFGEQAVLCGGATALVQAGFETLVEAGYQPELAYFETLHELKLIVDLMFEGGMETMRYSVSDTAEWGDYVSGPRIITDEVKASMKDVLKDIQDGTFAKDWIKENETGRPRYTKYKEAGANHQIEEVGRKLRAMMPFIQAGKEKVVVK is encoded by the coding sequence ATGTCAAAAATGTACTATGAACAAAATATCAATGATGCAGTATTAAAAGGTAAAAAAATCGCGATTATCGGCTATGGTTCACAAGGTCATGCGCACGCGTTAAACTTGAAAGAATCGGGCTTTGATGTAGTTGTAGGAGTTCGCCCAGGTAAGTCATTTGACCAAGCAAAAGAAGATGGTGTAGCTGTAACATCTGTTGCAGAAGCAGCGAAGGCGGCAGATATTATCCAAATTCTATTACCAGACGAGCGTCAAAAGGCTGTTTATGAAGCAGAAATCGCACCACACTTAACAGCTGGTAAAGCATTAATGTTTGCACATGGCTTTAACATTCACTTTGAGCAAATTACACCGCCAGCGGATGTCGACGTATTTTTAGTAGCTCCAAAGGGCCCAGGTCATTTAGTGCGTCGTCAATATACAGAAGGAGCAGGCGTACCTGGCTTATTTGCAATCCATCAAGATGCGACAGGTCAAGCGAAGGATTTAGCACTTGCCTATGGTAAAGGCATCGGCTCTGCACGTGGTGGTTTACTAGAAACAACATTTGCTGAAGAAACAGTTACTGATTTATTCGGTGAGCAAGCAGTACTTTGTGGTGGGGCAACAGCATTAGTGCAAGCAGGCTTTGAAACGTTAGTTGAAGCAGGTTACCAACCAGAATTAGCTTATTTCGAAACATTGCATGAGCTAAAGCTAATTGTTGACTTAATGTTTGAAGGCGGAATGGAAACAATGCGCTACTCTGTTTCAGATACTGCGGAATGGGGCGATTATGTGAGTGGCCCACGCATTATTACGGATGAAGTAAAAGCAAGCATGAAAGATGTATTAAAAGATATTCAAGACGGTACATTCGCAAAAGATTGGATTAAAGAAAATGAAACAGGTCGTCCACGCTATACAAAATATAAGGAAGCAGGCGCGAATCATCAAATCGAAGAAGTGGGGCGTAAGCTGCGTGCAATGATGCCATTCATTCAAGCAGGTAAAGAGAAGGTAGTGGTGAAATAG
- a CDS encoding 2-isopropylmalate synthase, with translation MRKIDIFDTTLRDGEQSAGINLNTAEKIEIAKQLERLGVTIIEAGFPASSPGDFDAVHRIASTVKNSIVTGLARCVQKDIDATWEAIKVAEQPHIHVFLATSPIHMEYKLKKSPEQVVEQAVEAVKYAKKFFPLVQWSAEDGFRSERDFLVKIINEVVAAGATTINVPDTVGYASPQEYGELFKFLRENVRGADNVKFSAHCHDDLGMATANSIAAIQNGADQVECTINGIGERAGNASLEEIGVALHIRKDIYPFETGLNLKEIKRTSQMVSRLTGVVIQPNKAVVGRNAFAHESGIHQDGVLKNPETYEIISPALIGEDEVPLVLGKHSGRAAFRDRAVKMGYELSDEKLNKAFAEFKKLADRKKEVTEEDLVTLLTEQQVLVEDVPLYVLKSVQVQYGTENIPTATVAVATPNGDLATAASTGSGSVEAIFNTLEQLVGGTVNILDYRVTSVGKGRDALGEAVINLRYHGYTTIGRDAAQDVLEASAKAYLNAINRQLIQQSIRAHQPTV, from the coding sequence GTGCGAAAGATTGATATTTTTGATACAACGCTGCGAGACGGAGAGCAGTCAGCGGGTATTAATTTAAACACAGCAGAAAAAATTGAAATCGCGAAGCAACTAGAGCGGTTAGGTGTCACAATTATTGAAGCAGGGTTTCCTGCTTCTTCACCCGGTGATTTTGATGCCGTTCATCGCATTGCAAGCACTGTGAAAAATTCGATTGTTACAGGTTTAGCTCGCTGCGTTCAAAAGGATATTGACGCTACTTGGGAAGCGATTAAAGTAGCGGAACAACCACATATTCACGTATTTTTAGCAACATCGCCTATTCATATGGAATACAAGCTGAAAAAATCGCCTGAGCAAGTTGTGGAGCAGGCAGTAGAAGCGGTGAAATATGCAAAGAAATTTTTCCCGCTCGTCCAATGGTCAGCAGAGGATGGCTTCCGCTCAGAGCGCGACTTCCTTGTGAAAATTATTAACGAGGTTGTTGCAGCAGGAGCAACGACAATTAATGTACCAGATACTGTTGGCTATGCATCGCCACAGGAATATGGTGAACTATTTAAGTTTTTACGTGAAAATGTGCGGGGGGCGGACAATGTAAAGTTTTCTGCACATTGTCATGATGATTTAGGTATGGCAACCGCAAACTCGATTGCAGCAATTCAAAACGGTGCAGACCAAGTGGAGTGTACAATAAACGGTATCGGTGAACGAGCTGGTAACGCATCGCTTGAGGAAATAGGCGTAGCGTTACATATTCGCAAAGATATTTATCCATTTGAAACAGGCTTAAACTTAAAGGAAATTAAACGAACATCACAAATGGTGAGCCGTTTAACAGGTGTCGTTATCCAGCCAAATAAAGCGGTGGTTGGACGCAATGCTTTCGCGCATGAATCGGGCATTCACCAAGATGGCGTGCTGAAAAACCCTGAAACCTATGAAATCATTTCACCTGCATTAATTGGTGAGGATGAAGTGCCATTAGTATTAGGGAAGCATTCGGGACGTGCAGCCTTCCGCGACCGTGCAGTGAAAATGGGCTATGAGCTATCGGACGAAAAGCTAAACAAAGCATTTGCAGAGTTCAAAAAATTAGCGGACCGTAAAAAAGAGGTTACAGAAGAGGATTTAGTTACTTTATTAACAGAGCAGCAAGTTTTAGTGGAGGATGTTCCGTTATATGTGTTGAAAAGTGTACAAGTGCAATACGGAACAGAAAATATTCCAACCGCAACTGTTGCTGTTGCTACACCAAATGGTGACCTTGCAACAGCCGCTTCAACTGGCTCCGGCTCAGTCGAAGCAATTTTCAACACATTAGAGCAATTAGTAGGTGGCACAGTCAATATTTTAGATTATCGTGTTACATCTGTTGGCAAAGGGCGCGATGCTCTAGGGGAGGCAGTCATTAATTTACGCTATCACGGCTATACAACAATTGGGCGCGATGCTGCTCAGGATGTTTTAGAAGCATCTGCAAAGGCCTACTTAAATGCAATTAATCGACAATTGATTCAGCAAAGTATTCGCGCACACCAACCGACCGTGTAA
- the leuB gene encoding 3-isopropylmalate dehydrogenase translates to MEKKITVLPGDGIGPEVIASAVRVLQVIGKRFNHTFHLGYGAIGGAAIDQFNNPLPNETILMCEQSDAILLGAVGGPKWDNNPPHLRPEKGLLQIRKHFDLFANLRPVKAFPSLLASSPLKREVAENVDLMIVRELTGGIYFGEPRKKTELAAVDTCVYSRGEIERIVENAFELARLRRGKLCSVDKANVLDTSRLWREIVEEKKKNYPDVQVEHNLVDSVAMKLITNPSQYDVVVTENMFGDILSDEASVITGSLGVLPSASIRGDNFGLYEPVHGSAPEIAGQGIANPAATILSVAMMLQYSFGLKEEAAEIERAVSAVFDDGYFTADLAQDGTRVLSTDEWTDKVINEIDTSFVSESIMISYI, encoded by the coding sequence ATGGAAAAGAAAATTACGGTATTACCTGGAGACGGCATTGGACCTGAAGTAATTGCTTCAGCAGTTCGAGTATTACAAGTGATTGGCAAGCGTTTCAATCATACATTTCATTTAGGATACGGCGCAATTGGTGGTGCAGCAATTGATCAGTTTAATAACCCACTGCCAAATGAAACAATTTTAATGTGCGAGCAAAGCGATGCTATTTTATTAGGTGCAGTCGGTGGACCGAAATGGGATAATAATCCACCACATTTACGACCAGAAAAAGGCCTGCTACAAATTCGTAAGCATTTCGACTTATTCGCTAACCTCCGTCCAGTGAAGGCGTTCCCTAGTTTACTAGCTTCTTCTCCATTAAAGCGTGAGGTTGCGGAAAATGTTGATTTAATGATTGTACGGGAGCTAACTGGCGGCATTTATTTCGGTGAACCACGTAAAAAAACAGAGCTAGCTGCTGTTGATACATGCGTGTATTCACGCGGGGAAATTGAACGTATTGTGGAGAATGCGTTTGAGCTAGCGAGATTGCGTCGAGGCAAGCTTTGCTCTGTAGATAAAGCGAATGTATTAGATACTTCACGTTTATGGCGTGAAATTGTAGAAGAAAAGAAGAAAAATTACCCTGATGTGCAAGTGGAGCACAATTTAGTCGACTCCGTAGCGATGAAGCTTATTACAAATCCAAGTCAATATGATGTTGTTGTAACAGAAAATATGTTTGGTGATATTTTAAGCGATGAAGCGTCTGTTATTACAGGTTCTTTAGGTGTATTACCATCCGCTTCGATTCGCGGTGATAATTTTGGTTTATATGAGCCTGTACACGGCTCTGCACCAGAAATTGCAGGGCAAGGAATTGCTAATCCAGCGGCAACTATTTTATCTGTTGCGATGATGCTGCAATATTCTTTCGGCTTAAAAGAAGAGGCTGCAGAAATTGAGCGTGCGGTAAGTGCCGTATTTGATGACGGTTATTTCACAGCCGATTTAGCACAGGATGGTACACGCGTTTTATCTACAGATGAATGGACAGATAAAGTGATTAATGAAATTGATACGAGCTTCGTGTCAGAAAGCATTATGATTTCGTATATTTAA
- the leuC gene encoding 3-isopropylmalate dehydratase large subunit, giving the protein MAKNIIEKIWESHIVHREEGKPDLLYIDLHLIHEVTSPQAFEGLRLNNRQVRRTDLCFATMDHNVPTKNLPTINDPIAKKQITTLADNAKEFGVQLADMGHPDQGIVHVIGPELGLTQPGKTIVCGDSHTSTHGAFGAIAFGIGTSEVEHVLSTQTLWQTKPPTMEIRVTGELGAGVTAKDIILAIIAKWGIGVGTGHIVEYTGEAIRALSMEERMTICNMSIEAGAKAGLISPDEKTVEFLRGRRFAPQKQFEEAAAYWLSLASDANCSYDVVLEIDANEIEPVVTWGTNPAMGTGVSKTVPTTADYASESDKQALKKALAYMGLEEGQPITSIAIQHVFIGSCTNSRLSDLRAAASIVQGNKLHPNVKGIVVPGSHSTKKAAEAEGLDKIFTAAGFEWRESGCSACLGMNEDIIPFGERCASTSNRNFEGRQGTGARTHLVSPAMAAAAGIYGHFVDVRQLEKQEA; this is encoded by the coding sequence ATGGCAAAAAATATTATTGAAAAAATTTGGGAATCACATATCGTACATCGTGAAGAAGGCAAGCCTGATTTACTTTATATTGATTTACATTTAATTCATGAAGTAACAAGCCCGCAGGCATTTGAAGGGCTACGTTTAAATAATCGTCAAGTGCGTCGTACAGATCTATGTTTCGCAACGATGGATCATAATGTACCAACGAAAAATTTGCCGACGATTAACGACCCTATTGCAAAAAAGCAGATTACCACATTAGCGGATAATGCGAAGGAATTTGGTGTACAGCTTGCAGATATGGGGCATCCAGATCAAGGAATTGTCCATGTAATTGGGCCTGAGCTAGGCTTAACACAGCCAGGCAAAACAATTGTTTGTGGAGACTCGCATACATCTACCCATGGAGCATTTGGTGCAATCGCCTTTGGTATAGGGACATCGGAGGTAGAGCATGTCTTGTCGACGCAAACACTGTGGCAGACGAAGCCACCAACAATGGAAATTCGCGTGACAGGTGAGCTTGGTGCTGGTGTAACCGCAAAGGACATTATTTTAGCGATTATTGCGAAATGGGGAATTGGTGTAGGAACAGGGCATATCGTGGAATACACTGGTGAGGCAATTCGTGCATTATCAATGGAAGAGCGCATGACGATTTGTAATATGTCGATTGAAGCCGGTGCAAAAGCGGGCTTAATTTCACCCGATGAAAAGACAGTTGAGTTTTTACGCGGACGTCGTTTTGCACCACAAAAGCAATTTGAGGAGGCAGCAGCCTATTGGCTAAGCCTCGCATCAGATGCGAATTGTAGCTATGATGTTGTATTGGAAATTGATGCGAATGAAATTGAGCCTGTTGTCACTTGGGGAACGAATCCAGCAATGGGAACAGGGGTATCAAAAACTGTACCAACAACTGCTGACTACGCGAGCGAATCCGATAAACAGGCGCTGAAAAAAGCGCTTGCTTATATGGGCTTAGAGGAAGGTCAGCCAATTACATCTATTGCCATCCAGCATGTCTTTATCGGCTCTTGTACGAACTCCCGTCTATCGGACTTACGTGCAGCAGCAAGTATTGTCCAAGGCAATAAGCTTCATCCGAATGTAAAGGGTATTGTCGTTCCAGGCTCCCATTCAACGAAAAAGGCAGCAGAAGCAGAGGGACTGGATAAAATATTTACAGCGGCTGGCTTTGAATGGCGTGAATCAGGTTGCTCCGCATGCTTGGGCATGAATGAAGATATTATTCCGTTTGGCGAGCGCTGTGCTTCTACCTCAAACCGTAACTTTGAAGGGCGTCAAGGCACCGGGGCGCGCACCCATTTAGTAAGCCCTGCAATGGCAGCGGCAGCAGGCATTTATGGACATTTCGTAGATGTGCGACAACTAGAGAAGCAAGAAGCGTAG
- the leuD gene encoding 3-isopropylmalate dehydratase small subunit: MEPINIVKSVYAPLDRKNVDTDQIISKEFLKRIERTGFGQFLFYHWRFDNEGNEIADFVLNKAQYKNAEILVAQDNFGCGSSREHAPWAILDYGFRVVIAPSFADIFHNNCFKNGILPIKLTEAECDELLAQGLQEAQSIEVNLEAQTVTTPSKVYRFNIDPYYKEMLLNGWDEIALTFKYEDAIAAYEAKRVVFE, translated from the coding sequence ATGGAACCAATTAATATTGTGAAAAGCGTATATGCACCGCTTGATCGAAAAAATGTAGATACAGACCAAATTATTTCAAAGGAATTTTTAAAGCGCATCGAGCGCACAGGCTTTGGCCAATTTTTGTTTTACCATTGGCGCTTTGACAATGAGGGCAATGAAATAGCCGATTTTGTGTTAAATAAAGCACAATACAAGAATGCAGAAATTTTAGTTGCGCAGGACAACTTCGGCTGTGGTTCCTCACGTGAGCACGCACCTTGGGCAATTTTAGATTATGGTTTCCGTGTTGTCATAGCACCAAGTTTTGCAGATATTTTCCATAATAACTGCTTTAAAAACGGCATTTTACCAATTAAATTAACGGAAGCAGAATGCGATGAGCTACTAGCGCAAGGCTTGCAAGAGGCACAGTCAATCGAAGTGAATTTAGAGGCACAAACTGTCACAACACCTTCAAAAGTATATCGCTTCAATATCGACCCTTACTACAAAGAAATGCTGTTAAATGGCTGGGATGAAATTGCTTTAACATTTAAGTATGAAGATGCAATTGCAGCCTATGAAGCGAAGCGTGTTGTGTTTGAATAA